GGCGACATCAACCGGATCTCGGACTCGCACGTGAGCGATGTGCGCGACTATAACCTGTACCACCGCGTGGCCGACCTGCCGCTACGCGACTTCATGACCCGCCAGGTGTATACGGTCGCCCCCGATATGCCGGTGATGCAGGTTGCACAGATCCTGCTCGAGCAGCGCATCGGCGGCATCCCGGTGCTGGAAGGGCAGCAGATCGTGGGCATGATCACCGAGAGCGACCTGTTCCGGCTGATCGTGCGGCGCCACATCGGCGCGTAGCGGCAGGCCTGGCCGGCTACACGCCGTCGATCTCGCCGACGTGGAAGGGCGCCTTCGGCTCGATATAGCCGGTGTCCATCTGGGCCAGCTGGAGCTTGCCGCTGATGTCGTCGTTGACGGCATGCCAGTAGGTGTAGCTCTCGATCACCCAGATGCCGCTCTCGCGTGTGCCATTGCCCGAGCCCTTCACGCCACCAAACGGCATGTGCGCCTCGGCGCCGGTGGTCGAGTTGTTGATGCTGCTCATGCCGGCCTCGATGCGCTGTTTGAACTGGTAGGCCCACTCGCGGTTATTGGTATAGCAGGCCGAGCTAAGGCCGTAATCGACACTGTTGGCCGCCTCGATCGCCGCGTCGATGCCATTCACGCGCACCAGGTTGATGGTTGGGCCAAACACCTCGCGCTGGAACAACTGCATATCCGGCGTCACCGCATCCCAGATCGTCGGCCAGCCATACAACGCCGCCGCCGGGTCGCCCTGGAAGCCGGCCGGCTTGCAATCGCGGGTGATGCGGCCCTGGCCATACAGCAGCGTGGCACCGTCGGCGCGGCCCCAGTCGTAGTGCGCAGCCCAGCTGGTGTAGAAGCGCTCGTTGATGAACGGGCCGTACAGCACATCGG
The sequence above is drawn from the Candidatus Kouleothrix ribensis genome and encodes:
- a CDS encoding CBS domain-containing protein, producing the protein MTSPPIVAPETMTLPEARRLLRERGIRRMPVVDAAGMLVGIVTEGDINRISDSHVSDVRDYNLYHRVADLPLRDFMTRQVYTVAPDMPVMQVAQILLEQRIGGIPVLEGQQIVGMITESDLFRLIVRRHIGA